One segment of Methylocella silvestris BL2 DNA contains the following:
- a CDS encoding glycosyltransferase family 2 protein, which yields MLVPARDVVGDAPHFEALSGRPFLAIEPAALSPPSGWFKLRYRLSFFDRPVRPIISFRRGGMEIGWRLLPGPVLGRGEGLLIAPAGTTAVWISPVARAGRFSFVLEAIEPIPTAEALRLGWAGDRGRFFSALATFALGWRPEAELNFRWATQHTPLTQWPAYRDRLSAAPDWRGLDRPRCDWTAAPRIRLRARLDADTPPEAVEATIGSLRAQIFPHWSLRVAGAKEKIAALADGRIVASDGDLLQGEDRDLAGCVGFGDRLAPHALACFIETMARDAQAVAAYCDEDLGPEPLFKPDWSPDLETARPYVGRLLLARLSFARARLASLPVCEEAAFANELLRGLTRREVAHIPRPLIETRPRANPTRPASPRPPAPRAPHVTIVMPTRDRASVLRRSVESLLAQTRYPAFDLVLVDNGSTEPDALEALRAAERDKRVSRIDAPGPFNFSRLCNLGAAAATGEVLVFLNNDVEITESDWLGELAFQASRSDIGAVGCLLLYPDGRIQHGGIVLGMGESAGHCDAGLEASAPGWLGRNGAVHEISAVTGACLAVERTKFAAVGGFDEIHLPVEFNDIDLCLRLEEMGFQTLWTPLARLTHFESASRGKATFRRLGAHAAERAYVLDRWADRLRDDPCYHPGLSLFSLTPQLA from the coding sequence TTGCTTGTCCCCGCGCGCGACGTCGTCGGCGACGCGCCGCATTTCGAAGCGCTGAGCGGGCGGCCCTTTCTGGCGATCGAGCCGGCGGCGTTAAGTCCGCCTTCGGGCTGGTTCAAGCTCCGCTACCGTCTCTCTTTCTTCGATCGTCCTGTGCGCCCCATCATCAGCTTCCGGCGCGGCGGCATGGAAATCGGCTGGCGCTTGCTCCCCGGTCCCGTGCTGGGCCGCGGCGAGGGGCTCCTTATCGCACCGGCGGGGACGACAGCGGTCTGGATCTCGCCCGTCGCCCGCGCCGGCCGATTCAGCTTCGTTCTGGAAGCAATTGAGCCGATCCCCACCGCGGAAGCGCTTCGCCTCGGCTGGGCGGGAGATCGCGGCCGATTTTTCAGCGCGCTCGCGACCTTCGCGCTCGGCTGGCGGCCCGAGGCCGAGCTAAATTTCCGCTGGGCGACGCAGCACACGCCCTTGACGCAGTGGCCGGCCTATCGCGACCGGCTTTCGGCCGCGCCGGATTGGCGCGGACTGGACCGACCGCGCTGCGACTGGACGGCTGCGCCAAGGATCAGGCTCCGTGCGCGCCTTGACGCCGATACGCCGCCGGAAGCCGTGGAAGCGACGATCGGCAGCCTGCGGGCGCAGATTTTTCCGCATTGGTCGCTGCGGGTCGCGGGCGCCAAAGAGAAGATTGCGGCGCTGGCGGACGGCCGCATCGTCGCCAGCGACGGCGATTTGCTCCAGGGCGAGGATCGCGATCTTGCCGGATGTGTCGGCTTCGGCGATCGTTTGGCGCCTCACGCGCTTGCCTGCTTCATCGAAACGATGGCGCGGGACGCCCAGGCGGTCGCAGCCTATTGCGACGAAGATCTTGGGCCGGAGCCGCTTTTCAAACCAGATTGGAGCCCCGATCTCGAAACGGCGCGGCCCTATGTCGGCCGGCTGCTGCTGGCGCGGCTTTCTTTCGCACGCGCGCGCCTGGCGTCTTTACCCGTCTGCGAGGAGGCGGCTTTCGCCAATGAGCTTCTGCGCGGCCTGACCCGTCGCGAGGTCGCCCATATACCGCGTCCGTTGATCGAAACCCGGCCGCGCGCGAATCCGACCCGGCCCGCTTCGCCCCGGCCGCCGGCGCCGCGCGCGCCGCATGTAACCATCGTCATGCCGACCCGCGACCGCGCTTCAGTGCTGCGTCGGAGCGTCGAAAGCCTGCTGGCGCAAACCCGCTACCCTGCCTTCGATCTCGTGCTGGTTGACAATGGCAGCACGGAGCCTGACGCGCTGGAGGCGCTGCGCGCGGCCGAGCGCGACAAAAGAGTGAGCCGGATCGACGCTCCTGGCCCTTTCAACTTCTCCCGTCTGTGCAATCTCGGGGCGGCGGCCGCGACCGGCGAGGTGCTGGTTTTCCTCAATAATGACGTCGAAATCACTGAAAGCGACTGGCTCGGCGAGCTGGCGTTTCAGGCGAGCCGCTCGGACATCGGCGCGGTCGGTTGCCTTTTGCTCTATCCAGACGGGCGCATCCAGCACGGGGGAATCGTCCTCGGCATGGGCGAAAGCGCCGGCCATTGCGACGCGGGCCTTGAGGCCAGCGCGCCGGGCTGGCTCGGCCGTAATGGCGCCGTGCACGAAATCTCGGCCGTCACCGGCGCCTGTCTCGCCGTCGAGCGGACCAAATTCGCAGCCGTCGGGGGCTTCGACGAAATCCATCTGCCGGTCGAATTCAACGACATTGATCTCTGCCTGCGGCTAGAGGAAATGGGATTCCAAACGCTCTGGACGCCCCTCGCGCGCCTCACCCAT